From the Burkholderia sp. WP9 genome, the window TGAAACTATCCGGTCTTAACGCGCGGAATTTCGTGCGTCCCATCCTGTCTTCCATCGCCAGGCCACCGTTCAGAGAGCGTCTGCTCGTTGCGGCTTGTGGTGCAATTCTGCTCTCGGCTTGCCACCGCGGTGAAGTGGCGCCGCCGGAGCCCAAACCGGTTGTCGCGCTCGCAGTTCATCCCGACGCAAGCATTCCGACTGCCTCATTGCCGGCTCAAGTAGAGGCGCGCTACTCCACGCCACTGTCGTTCAGAGTTGGGGGCAAGGTTATCGAACGAAAGGTTCATCTCGGCGATACCGTCACGGCGGGGCAAATCGTTGCGCTGCTCGACCCCACCGATCTGCGCAATAACCTCGTCAATGCCCGCGCGCAACTGGACGCCGCCGAACATCGTCTCGTGTACGCCAGGCAGCAGCGCGATCGCGATCAGGCTCAGATCCAGGCACACCTGATTGCACCGGCGCAGATGGAACAGACCGAAGACGCGTACGCTACCGCGCTTGCGCAGCGCGATTCGGCCCTCGCGCAAATGGCGCTCGCCTCCGACCACCTGCGCTACGCCACGCTCACCGCGGATCACGACGGCGTCATTAAGTCGGAGGATGCGGACACCGGCCAGAACGTCCAGGCGGATCAGGCGGTTTATCACATCGACTGGACGGGCAGCATGGACATCGTCTGCGACGCACCGGAGCGGGCGCTTGGCGCGATAGCCGTCGGCAGCAAGGCGCGCGTGAGCCTGTCCGCGCTGCCCGGCAAAAGCTTCGAGGCGACCGTGCGCGAGGTATCGCCCGCCGCCGACCTGCAAAGCCGCACGTGGCGCGTGAAACTCACGCTAGCCGCGCCGAGCGCGGAAGTCCGCGTCGGCATGACGGCCAATGTCACATTCGATGCCGCCAGCGGCGTGCCGGAGGCGGCGCCGTTCGCACTGCCTGTGACGGCGCTTTTCCACAAAGGCGAGAACCCCGCTGTATGGGTGGTGCGCGCCGGCAGCGACACTCTCGAACTGCGCGTCGTCAGCCTCGTGCGCTACGACGCGCGGACCGTCTCCGTCAGTGGCGGCCTTCACGAAGGCGACCGCGTCGTGATGCAAGGCGTTCATGCGGTGAGCGCGAACCAGCACGTGCAGGTCGTGGCTCCGCTCCATCCGGAGGATTTTTCGTCATGAACGCCCGCGACCGTGAAGCCGCGCGCGACAGCGCGCCCGTCATCCCGCCTGACGCCGAGGCACGCAGCGAAGGCGGTTTCAATCTGTCCGCGTGGGCGTTGCGCCATCAGCAGCTCGTGATATTTCTGATCGGGCTTGCGACGCTGTTCGGCGTGATCGGCTACACGAAGCTTGCCCAGTCGGAAGACCCGCCGTTCACGTTCCGCACCATGGTGGTCAAGACCTACTGGCCGGGTGCGACTGCCCGCGAGGTGCAGGAACAGATCACGGACCGGATCGGCCGGCAGTTGCAGGCCGCGCCGTACGTCGACAACATCAAGAGCTACTCGCGGCCCGGCGAGTCGATGATTTTCTTCGCAATGAAGGATTCGGCGCCGGTCAAGGAAGTGCCCGAAACCTGGTACCAGGTGCGCAAGAAAGTGGGCGACATTGCCGCGACCCTGCCCAAGGGAACGGTTGGACCGTTTTTCAACGACGAGTTCGGCGACGTCTACACGAACATTTATGCGCTCGAAGGCGACGGCTATACGCCCGCGCAACTGCACGGCTACGCGGATCAGTTGCGCGCGGTCCTTCTGCGTGTGCCTGGTGTCGCCAAGGTCGACTACTTTGGCGATCCTGACCAGCACATCTTCGTCGAAATATCGAATGCGCAACTGACTCGGCTCTCAATCACGCCGCAGCAGCTCGCGCAGGCCATCGACGCACAGAACACGGTGACGCCGGTCGGCACCATCACGACGGCGGACGACCGGGTGTTCGTGCGCCCGAGCGGTGCGTTCAAGGACGTGCAGGCGCTTGCGGACACGCTCCTCACCGTGAACAAACGCGAGTTCCGGCTGGGCGACATCGCAAAGATCACGCGTGGCTACGACGATCCGCGCGTCACCGAGATGCGTGTTGGTGGGCAGGCGGTGCTCGGCATTGGCGTGACGATGCAAAAGGGCGGCGACGTGGTCAGCCTCGGCAAAGCGCTTGACGCGACAACCGCCGAACTGCAAGCCGCCATGCCGGCGGGACTCAAGCTGGCTCCCGTCTCGAGCATGCCTCACGCGGTTAAGCACTCAGTGGACGAGTTCGTCAGGTCGGTCGCCGAAGCGGTAGCGATCGTGCTGGTCGTGAGCCTGGTTTCGCTCGGCCTGCGCACCGGCATGGTCGTCGTGATCTCGATTCCGATCGTGCTCGCCGTGACGGCGCTGTGCATGCATGTGTTCAACATCGGGCTGGACCAGGTATCCCTTGGCACACTCGTGCTCGCGCTGGGGCTGCTCGTCGACGACGCGATCATTGCCGTCGAAACGATGGCCGTGAAGCTGGAGCAGGGGTGGACTCGCACGCGCGCGGCGGCCTTTGCGTACACGAGTACGGCATTTCCCATGCTGACCGGCACGCTCGTGACGGTATCGGGCTTCCTGCCGATCGCACTCGCGAAATCGAGCACGGGAGAATACACGCGGTCGATTTTCGAAGTGTCCGCCATTGCGCTGATCGTGTCCTGGTTCGCGGCTGTCGTGCTGGTCCCATTGCTGGGCTTTCACATGCTGCCCGAGCGCAAGGGCCAAGGCGGCGGCCAGCATCACGAGCACGACGTTTACAACACCGGCTTCTACCAGCGCCTTTCAGGCTGGGTATCGTGGTGTATCGACCGTCGTTGGGCCGTGCTTGGCGTTACCGGGGTGCTTTTTGTGATCGCGATGGCAGCGTTCACGCGCGTGCCGCAACAGTTCTTTCCGAACTCGGAACGCCCCGAGCTGCTCGTCGACCTGCGGCTGCCGGAAGGCGCTTCGTTCGAGGCGACGCTGCGTGAAACGAAGCGCCTCGAATCGGCGCTCAACGGCAAGCGCGAGATCGACCACTTCGTCGACTTCGTGGGCACCGGCGCGCCGCGCTTTTATTTGCCGCTCGATCAGCAGCTCCAGCAGCCCAACTTCGCGCAATTCGTGGTCACCGCGAAGAGCGTCGAAGATCGCGACGAGTTGATGCGCTGGCTCGATGCAAAACTCGAGAAGGATTTCTCCGGCGTGCGTGCGCGTGTGGCGCGGCTCGAGAATGGTCCGCCGGTGGGTTTCCCGATCAAGTTCCGGGTGAGCGGCAGCGATATCGCGACCGTGCGCTCCATTGCCGAAACGGTAGCCGACAAGGCCCGTGCCGATTTCCGCACGCGCAACGTCCAGTTCGATTGGGACGAGCCGGCAGAACGGTCGATCTCGTTCGAAGTCGATCAGATCCGGGCGCGCCAGCTCGGTGTGACGTCGGAGGACGTATCGAACTTCCTGGCCATGACGCTCTCGGGCTACACGGTCACGCAATTTCGCGAGCGGGACAAGCTGATCAACGTCGATCTGCGTGCGCCCAAGGGCGAGCGCGTCGATCCCTCGAAGCTCACCAGCCTCGCGGTGCCGACTCCGAACGGTCCGGTTCCGCTGGGTTCCCTCGGACACATCAAGGACACGCTCGAATACGGTGTGATCTGGCAGCGCGACCGGCAGCCGACGATCACGGTGCAGGCCGACATTCGGGGCGACGCGCAGGGTATCGACGTGACCCGCGATATCGAGCACGCACTTGCCGGCGAGCAAGCCAGATTGCCGGTGGGTTATCGCATCGAAGTGGGCGGCGCGGTTGAAGAAAGCGTGAAAGGCCAGACCTCGATCAACGCCGAGATGCCGCTCATGATCATCGCCGTTCTGACCTTGTTGATGATCCAGCTAAAGAGCTTCTCGCGGACCTTTATCGTCGTGTTGACCGCACCGCTCGGGCTGATCGGCGTCGTGGCTGCGCTGCTGCTGTTCGGCAAGCCCTTCGGCTTTGTCGCGTTGCTCGGCGTGATCGCCATGTTCGGCATCATCATGCGCAACTCCGTGATCCTGGTCGATCAGATCGATCAGGACATCGCGGCGGGGCATGGGCGCTTCGACGCGATTGTCGGTGCGACCGTGCGGCGCTTCCGCCCGATCATGCTGACGGCCGCCGCCGCCGTGCTCGCCTTGATTCCGCTGCTGCGCTCGGCGTTTTTCGGGCCCATGGCGACCGCGTTGATGGGCGGGATCACGATCGCCACCTTACTGACGGTGTTCTTCCTGCCGGCTCTCTACGCGACGTGCTTCAGGGTCCAGCGCGACGAACGCGGGATGCAGCCGGTCGTCGTCGAGCACACGGAGATTTGAAGATGAAGTTTGCCCATAAGACATCCGTTGTCGCCGTCGCTATGGCGCTCGCGCTAACGGCTTGCTCGTTCGGCCCCGGCGGCGAACCCCCAGTGATGCCTTCGCCAACGCATTACGGCGCGCAGGCGCAGGCGTCCGGGACGGTCGTGGCAAATGGCGTCGCGCAGCAGTTCGATATCGGTTCGACGGCAGTGCCGCAATGGTGGCGGCTGTACCGGTCGGACGCGCTCGATGCGCTGGTCGAGGAAGGTCTGCGCAACAGCCCGACGCTTGCGGCGACGCAGCGCACGCTTTCGGCCGCACAAGAGGAATTGCGCGCGCAGGTCGGTTCGTCCACGCTGCCTTCGATCGACGCCGCCGCGCAGATCGAGCGGGCGCGTTCACCGGTCGTGCCCGGCATTGGTCCAACCGAGGTCCGGTACAACTTTTTCGCCGGGCAGATTCAGGCGCATTACACCTTCGACCTTTTCGGTGCGACGCGCTACGCCAACGCGGCGGCTGCCGCCCGTGTGAACGTGCAGGGCTATGAACTCGAAGCGGCCCGGCGTGCGCTCGCCGCGAACATCGTCGGCACGGCGATCGATGTGGCGGCGCTCGATCGTCAGATCGCTCTCACCGAACGGCTCATTGCCGTGGCGAGCGAAACGGCGAATGAGGACCAGCAACGCTACACGCTCGGATCGCTCACGCACGTGCAGGCGCTGAACTCGAAGGACGACGCGGAGTCGATCGCGGCCAGTCTGCCGCCCTTGCGGCAGCAGTGCGCCACAGCCGTCCACGCGCTGGCGGTGCTGATGGGGCGTACGCCGGACGACGCACCGGCCGTTCCCGACCTCGACAGCCTGTCTTTGCCCGACCACGTGCCGGTCGCCGTGCCATCGGATCTTTTGCGTTCGCGCCCTGACATTCTGGCGGCCGACGCCGCAGTGAAAGCGGCTGCGGCCGACGTCGGCGCCGCGACCGCGCAGCTCTTTCCGAGCCTGTCATTGACAGCCGCGATGGGCCGCGGTGGCTTTAGCTGGCCGATGCTGCTCTCAGGCGCGGGCGGACTGTGGGCGATCGGGGCGGGTCTGTCGCAACCGATCTTTCATGGTGGGGCGTTGTTGGCGCAGCGCAGGGCCTCGATCGAGTCATACGACGCCGCGGTTCTCCATTACAAGTCGACGGTTCTGTCGGCATTCAAGGATGTCGCGGATTCGCTTGCCGCGCTGGAGAACGACGCGCAGGCGCTGGCGTCTACCGAACGAGCGGCGCAGGCAGCCCGTGCGGCCTTCGACGAAACCGCGTCGCGCGCCCGCCTCGGTTCCCTGCCGTCCACGGCGCAGCATGCCAGCGAGCAGCGATTTCTCACTGCGCAGCTGGGCGCCGTGCGCGCCGGAAGCCAGCGCATGACCGATACCGTCACACTGTTCCAGGCGATGGGCGAATTGCCGTCTGCTCAGCAGCACGTGACGTCAAAAGAGTGACGCGTCCCGGCATGGAACATCGGAACCTGATTGCCTGCCACGAATGTGACCTCCTTTTCCGCAAGCCGCCGCGCCTGGGTGGGTTGGTTGCACGGTGTCAGCGGTGCGGTGCGGGTTTCAAAGGACTGCATCGCAGTGGTCCGTCGCTCGAGACGATCTGCGCTTTGACCGTCGCTGCGTTGATTACTTTTGTGATTGCGCAGGCGTTCCCGGTACTACGGCTGGAGACAAACGGGATCGGCTCGCAGACCACGCTGTTTGGTGCAGTGCAATCGCTGTGGGGCGAACACATGCGTGTCGTCGCATGCATGGTGTTCTGTTCGTCGATGCTGTTTCCGCTGACGGAGTTGCTCGCCGTTCTTTACCTGCTGGTTCCCGTTCTGATGGGTAAACGGCCGTCCGGCTTCAATCGGGTCATTCGCCTCATTCAATTCGTTCGACCGTGGGGAATGATCGAGGTATTCATGCTCGGGGTGTTCATCACGATCGTGAAAATGGTAAGCATCGCGCAGGTGATTCCGGGGCCGGGCCTGTTTGCATTCGGCGCATTGACCGTGATGCTGGCTATCGTTGCCGCGTTCGACCCTGCCGTGTTGTGGGAGGTTTGCGACGAAATGAAAATTCGTCGGCGCGCCGACATTGCCCGGTCGAGCGTGAGTGACAGCCGCGTTGTGCCGGGTGACACCTCCGGCTCGCCGGAAACAGGAGCCACGGGTGATGTCTCGGCAAGACATGCAGGACTTCTCGCGTGTCATACCTGCGGCCTGGTTCAGACGGCAATCGCGCATCAGCCGCATCAGCACTGTTCGCGTTGTGACTCGCTGCTGCACGAGCGCCGTCCGCACAGTGTGACGCGTTCGCTGAGTCTGCTTGTCGCCGCAGCGATCGTCTATATTCCGGCGAATCTTTTGCCGATCATGCATGCCTCGTCGCTCGGCCGCTCAGAGGACGACACGATTCTCGGCGGCGTCGGCTACTTCTGGAGCTCGGGAGACTGGCCGCTCGCGGTCGTTATCTTCGTGGCGAGCGTCATGGTGCCAATGCTCAAACTCACGGTTCTCGCACTGCTGACCTTGACTGCTCGCCGGGGTTCGGACTGGCGCCCGCTCGAACGCGCGAAGCTGTTTCGTATTGTCGAGCGGGTTGGCCGGTGGTCGATGCTCGATGTCTTCGTTGTTGCACTCACGGTTGCCCTGGTGCACTTCGGCTCCTTTGCCTTCGTTACCGCGGGTCCGGGCGCGCTCGCTTTCGGGGCGGTCGTGATCCTCACCATGCTGGCATCGCATCAGTTCGACCCACGGCTCACCTGGGACAACGTCCGTCGCGCACAACCGCATTCCGAGGACGTCGAATCCGCACGGGTTCGTAGCTCCGTCGCCCCCATA encodes:
- a CDS encoding efflux RND transporter periplasmic adaptor subunit, coding for MKLSGLNARNFVRPILSSIARPPFRERLLVAACGAILLSACHRGEVAPPEPKPVVALAVHPDASIPTASLPAQVEARYSTPLSFRVGGKVIERKVHLGDTVTAGQIVALLDPTDLRNNLVNARAQLDAAEHRLVYARQQRDRDQAQIQAHLIAPAQMEQTEDAYATALAQRDSALAQMALASDHLRYATLTADHDGVIKSEDADTGQNVQADQAVYHIDWTGSMDIVCDAPERALGAIAVGSKARVSLSALPGKSFEATVREVSPAADLQSRTWRVKLTLAAPSAEVRVGMTANVTFDAASGVPEAAPFALPVTALFHKGENPAVWVVRAGSDTLELRVVSLVRYDARTVSVSGGLHEGDRVVMQGVHAVSANQHVQVVAPLHPEDFSS
- a CDS encoding efflux RND transporter permease subunit, whose translation is MNARDREAARDSAPVIPPDAEARSEGGFNLSAWALRHQQLVIFLIGLATLFGVIGYTKLAQSEDPPFTFRTMVVKTYWPGATAREVQEQITDRIGRQLQAAPYVDNIKSYSRPGESMIFFAMKDSAPVKEVPETWYQVRKKVGDIAATLPKGTVGPFFNDEFGDVYTNIYALEGDGYTPAQLHGYADQLRAVLLRVPGVAKVDYFGDPDQHIFVEISNAQLTRLSITPQQLAQAIDAQNTVTPVGTITTADDRVFVRPSGAFKDVQALADTLLTVNKREFRLGDIAKITRGYDDPRVTEMRVGGQAVLGIGVTMQKGGDVVSLGKALDATTAELQAAMPAGLKLAPVSSMPHAVKHSVDEFVRSVAEAVAIVLVVSLVSLGLRTGMVVVISIPIVLAVTALCMHVFNIGLDQVSLGTLVLALGLLVDDAIIAVETMAVKLEQGWTRTRAAAFAYTSTAFPMLTGTLVTVSGFLPIALAKSSTGEYTRSIFEVSAIALIVSWFAAVVLVPLLGFHMLPERKGQGGGQHHEHDVYNTGFYQRLSGWVSWCIDRRWAVLGVTGVLFVIAMAAFTRVPQQFFPNSERPELLVDLRLPEGASFEATLRETKRLESALNGKREIDHFVDFVGTGAPRFYLPLDQQLQQPNFAQFVVTAKSVEDRDELMRWLDAKLEKDFSGVRARVARLENGPPVGFPIKFRVSGSDIATVRSIAETVADKARADFRTRNVQFDWDEPAERSISFEVDQIRARQLGVTSEDVSNFLAMTLSGYTVTQFRERDKLINVDLRAPKGERVDPSKLTSLAVPTPNGPVPLGSLGHIKDTLEYGVIWQRDRQPTITVQADIRGDAQGIDVTRDIEHALAGEQARLPVGYRIEVGGAVEESVKGQTSINAEMPLMIIAVLTLLMIQLKSFSRTFIVVLTAPLGLIGVVAALLLFGKPFGFVALLGVIAMFGIIMRNSVILVDQIDQDIAAGHGRFDAIVGATVRRFRPIMLTAAAAVLALIPLLRSAFFGPMATALMGGITIATLLTVFFLPALYATCFRVQRDERGMQPVVVEHTEI
- a CDS encoding efflux transporter outer membrane subunit — protein: MKFAHKTSVVAVAMALALTACSFGPGGEPPVMPSPTHYGAQAQASGTVVANGVAQQFDIGSTAVPQWWRLYRSDALDALVEEGLRNSPTLAATQRTLSAAQEELRAQVGSSTLPSIDAAAQIERARSPVVPGIGPTEVRYNFFAGQIQAHYTFDLFGATRYANAAAAARVNVQGYELEAARRALAANIVGTAIDVAALDRQIALTERLIAVASETANEDQQRYTLGSLTHVQALNSKDDAESIAASLPPLRQQCATAVHALAVLMGRTPDDAPAVPDLDSLSLPDHVPVAVPSDLLRSRPDILAADAAVKAAAADVGAATAQLFPSLSLTAAMGRGGFSWPMLLSGAGGLWAIGAGLSQPIFHGGALLAQRRASIESYDAAVLHYKSTVLSAFKDVADSLAALENDAQALASTERAAQAARAAFDETASRARLGSLPSTAQHASEQRFLTAQLGAVRAGSQRMTDTVTLFQAMGELPSAQQHVTSKE
- a CDS encoding paraquat-inducible protein A, translated to MEHRNLIACHECDLLFRKPPRLGGLVARCQRCGAGFKGLHRSGPSLETICALTVAALITFVIAQAFPVLRLETNGIGSQTTLFGAVQSLWGEHMRVVACMVFCSSMLFPLTELLAVLYLLVPVLMGKRPSGFNRVIRLIQFVRPWGMIEVFMLGVFITIVKMVSIAQVIPGPGLFAFGALTVMLAIVAAFDPAVLWEVCDEMKIRRRADIARSSVSDSRVVPGDTSGSPETGATGDVSARHAGLLACHTCGLVQTAIAHQPHQHCSRCDSLLHERRPHSVTRSLSLLVAAAIVYIPANLLPIMHASSLGRSEDDTILGGVGYFWSSGDWPLAVVIFVASVMVPMLKLTVLALLTLTARRGSDWRPLERAKLFRIVERVGRWSMLDVFVVALTVALVHFGSFAFVTAGPGALAFGAVVILTMLASHQFDPRLTWDNVRRAQPHSEDVESARVRSSVAPIN